From the genome of Mixophyes fleayi isolate aMixFle1 chromosome 2, aMixFle1.hap1, whole genome shotgun sequence, one region includes:
- the SUPT4H1 gene encoding transcription elongation factor SPT4, translated as MALETVPKDLRHLRACLLCSVVKTIDQFEYDGCDNCDAYLQMKGNREMVYDCTSSSFDGIVAMMSPDDSWVSKWQRITNFKPGVYAVSVTGRLPQGIVRELKSRGVVYKSRDTAIKT; from the exons ATGGCGTTGGAAACTGTACCGAAAGATTTGAGACACTTGAGAGCTTGTTTATTGTGTTCCGTGGTGAAG ACCATCGACCAGTTTGAATATGATGGCTGTGATAATTGTGATGCATATCtacagatgaaggggaacagagagatgGTGTATGATTGTACAAGCTCCTCATTTGATGG TATTGTGGCCATGATGAGCCCTGATGACAGTTGGGTGTCCAAGTGGCAGCGAATAA CTAACTTCAAACCAGGGGTGTATGCAGTATCTGTCACAGGTCGTTTGCCACAAG GTATTGTGCGTGAGCTGAAGAGTCGAGGTGTGGTTTACAAATCCAGAGACACTGCCATCAAGACATGA